A section of the Corynebacterium auris genome encodes:
- the fmt gene encoding methionyl-tRNA formyltransferase translates to MRLVFAGTPEPAVVSLEKLIGSDHEVLAVLTRPDARRGRGRSLRPSPVRALAEEHGIEVLTPEMLRGDDSIRQRLRELAPEAIPVVAYGNLVPEDMLAIPTHGWVNLHFSLLPAWRGAAPVQAAIAHGDAVTGATTFRIDAGLDTGDVLGTVTERVGPRDTAADLLGRLSHRGGDLLVQTMTALERGTAQPSPQTADGTYAPKITQGDARVAWDSPAETIDRRIRAHTPAPGAWTTWGGTRLKLGPVEVAEGAQLAPGEVRREKNAVYVGTATTEVRLGEIQPPGKKMMEAAAWARGLNLNTDGDEQGVRFE, encoded by the coding sequence ATGCGACTGGTATTCGCCGGCACGCCCGAACCCGCGGTGGTGTCCCTGGAGAAATTGATCGGCTCCGACCACGAGGTCCTCGCGGTGCTGACCCGCCCCGACGCGCGCCGCGGCCGAGGACGCAGCCTGCGCCCCTCGCCGGTGAGAGCGCTCGCCGAAGAGCACGGCATAGAGGTGCTCACCCCCGAAATGTTGCGGGGCGACGACTCCATCCGGCAGCGCCTGCGCGAGCTGGCCCCCGAGGCGATCCCCGTGGTCGCCTACGGCAACCTGGTGCCGGAGGACATGCTGGCTATTCCCACGCACGGATGGGTGAACCTGCACTTTTCTCTGTTGCCCGCGTGGCGCGGCGCCGCCCCGGTGCAGGCCGCCATAGCGCACGGCGACGCCGTAACAGGGGCGACCACCTTCCGCATCGACGCCGGCCTGGACACCGGCGACGTGCTCGGCACCGTCACCGAAAGGGTCGGGCCGCGCGATACCGCGGCGGACCTCCTCGGCCGCCTTTCGCACCGCGGCGGCGACCTCCTTGTGCAGACCATGACCGCCCTTGAGAGGGGTACGGCGCAGCCTTCGCCGCAGACCGCCGACGGGACCTACGCCCCGAAGATCACCCAGGGTGACGCCCGGGTGGCGTGGGACAGCCCGGCCGAGACGATCGACCGCCGGATCCGCGCCCACACCCCCGCGCCGGGGGCGTGGACGACGTGGGGCGGCACACGCCTGAAGCTGGGCCCCGTCGAGGTCGCGGAGGGCGCGCAGCTTGCGCCAGGCGAGGTGCGGCGCGAGAAGAACGCCGTCTACGTGGGCACGGCGACCACCGAGGTGCGGCTCGGCGAGATCCAGCCGCCGGGCAAGAAGATGATGGAGGCCGCGGCGTGGGCCCGCGGGCTGAATCTGAACACGGACGGAGATGAGCAGGGAGTGAGGTTCGAGTGA
- the def gene encoding peptide deformylase has translation MAVREIRLFGDPVLGAVADAVEDFGEPVRRLVADMLETMDRAGGVGLAANQVGVSRRVFVFDCQGLRGHLVNPVWRPLGASEQTGREGCLSVPGVAGPVTRYNDVVAAGRDAEGRPVSLRATGLLARCIQHETDHLDGIMFMRRMDPAVRAEAMSMIRNADWFKEK, from the coding sequence ATGGCAGTGCGCGAGATCAGGTTGTTCGGCGACCCGGTGCTGGGCGCCGTGGCCGATGCGGTGGAGGACTTCGGGGAGCCTGTGCGCAGGCTCGTCGCGGACATGCTCGAGACGATGGACCGTGCGGGCGGCGTCGGCCTCGCCGCGAACCAGGTCGGTGTGAGCCGGCGCGTGTTTGTCTTCGATTGCCAGGGCCTGCGGGGCCACCTGGTCAACCCGGTGTGGCGGCCCCTCGGCGCCAGCGAGCAGACCGGGCGTGAGGGCTGTCTGTCCGTCCCCGGTGTGGCGGGGCCCGTGACGCGCTACAACGACGTCGTGGCGGCCGGGCGCGATGCGGAAGGGCGCCCGGTTTCCCTGCGCGCAACGGGGCTGCTCGCGCGCTGCATTCAGCACGAAACCGACCACCTCGACGGGATCATGTTCATGCGCCGCATGGATCCGGCGGTGCGCGCGGAAGCAATGTCGATGATCCGCAACGCGGACTGGTTCAAGGAGAAGTAG
- a CDS encoding primosomal protein N', with translation MPRTPSSPAAQAPVARLLPLLGLAHLDRPFDYLVTEADSAAAQPGVRVRIRFAGRLVDAIVLSRHATSEHDGELRYIERVISPEVVAPARTRRLIDALAERYAGIRSDIYRSAIPARHAKAEETDTTTPWEELGEAGEPDLSAWTAYGYGQSFVDAVVDGKLARAAWQVAPGEKWEEAVAALAAKVVVDGGGVLVVVPDQRDVDKCEAALRELVGPRQVTTLTAAQGPQARYSRYLSVLHGQGRLVVGTRSAAFAPVQDLRLMVLMHDGEESLVDPRAPYVHAREVLTSRSAIEGVSLIIGGYARTAETQLLVESGWMHELVAPREVLRQRGPHIRAAGDSDAALERDPRAREARLPSVAFQAAARALERGAPVLFQVPRTGYIRSLACGRCRAPARCRWCNGPLGLPADISTAAAPACRWCGRVDTAHVCPECGSRALRAVVVGTERTAEELGRAFPRTRVRTSWGERILDSVPREPALVVATPGAEPAVEGGGYGAAALLDTWALLRRPDLRAVEDAFAAWMVAATLVEPREAGGEVVVVAEPTLPAVQHLIRWDAAGFAALELEQRREARFPPAVHVALIDAPRAALDDFFAHTELPAHTEKLGPVDLPAGAGLPGQWNEAEFGPAQRMLVRSPLAGRAELGRALRAGAVSRVTRKQDLPLRVQVDPINIG, from the coding sequence ATGCCACGAACGCCCTCTTCACCTGCGGCGCAGGCGCCCGTTGCGCGCCTTTTGCCCCTGCTTGGCCTGGCGCACCTCGACCGCCCCTTCGACTACCTGGTCACCGAGGCGGACTCCGCGGCGGCCCAGCCGGGGGTGCGCGTGCGCATCCGCTTCGCAGGCCGGCTCGTCGACGCGATCGTCCTGTCGCGCCACGCCACCTCCGAGCACGACGGCGAGCTGCGCTACATCGAGCGCGTGATCTCGCCCGAGGTCGTCGCGCCAGCGCGCACACGCAGGCTTATCGACGCCCTCGCCGAGCGCTACGCCGGGATCCGCAGCGACATCTACCGCTCCGCCATCCCCGCCCGGCACGCGAAGGCGGAGGAGACGGACACCACGACCCCCTGGGAGGAGCTGGGCGAGGCCGGCGAGCCCGACCTGTCCGCGTGGACGGCCTACGGCTACGGGCAGTCCTTCGTCGACGCCGTCGTGGACGGCAAGCTGGCGCGCGCGGCGTGGCAGGTCGCCCCGGGGGAAAAGTGGGAGGAGGCGGTCGCGGCTCTCGCGGCGAAGGTCGTCGTCGACGGGGGAGGCGTTCTGGTTGTGGTGCCGGACCAGCGGGACGTCGATAAGTGCGAGGCGGCCCTGCGCGAGCTCGTCGGGCCGCGCCAGGTGACCACGTTGACCGCGGCGCAGGGCCCGCAGGCCCGCTACTCGCGCTACCTGTCCGTGCTGCACGGGCAGGGCAGGCTGGTGGTAGGGACACGCTCGGCGGCTTTCGCGCCGGTGCAGGATCTGCGGTTAATGGTGCTTATGCACGACGGGGAGGAGTCTCTCGTGGACCCCCGCGCCCCCTACGTCCACGCGCGGGAGGTGCTGACCAGCCGCTCCGCGATCGAGGGGGTCTCGCTAATTATCGGCGGCTACGCGCGCACGGCCGAGACCCAGCTGCTCGTCGAATCCGGCTGGATGCACGAACTGGTGGCGCCGCGAGAGGTCCTGCGTCAGCGCGGGCCGCACATCAGGGCGGCCGGCGACAGCGACGCCGCGCTCGAGCGCGATCCCCGGGCCCGCGAGGCGCGCCTGCCGTCCGTGGCCTTCCAGGCTGCGGCGCGGGCCCTCGAGCGCGGCGCCCCCGTGCTCTTTCAGGTCCCGCGCACCGGGTACATCCGCTCCCTGGCCTGCGGGCGGTGCCGGGCGCCCGCGCGCTGTCGCTGGTGCAACGGGCCGCTGGGTCTGCCCGCCGACATCTCGACCGCCGCGGCGCCGGCGTGCCGCTGGTGCGGGCGCGTCGACACGGCGCACGTCTGCCCCGAGTGCGGCTCCCGCGCGCTGCGCGCGGTGGTGGTGGGCACCGAGCGCACCGCGGAGGAGCTCGGCCGGGCGTTCCCCCGCACCCGCGTGCGCACCTCCTGGGGCGAGCGGATCCTGGATTCAGTACCGCGCGAGCCGGCGCTCGTCGTGGCCACCCCCGGGGCCGAGCCCGCCGTCGAGGGCGGGGGCTACGGGGCGGCGGCGCTTCTGGATACCTGGGCTCTGCTGCGCCGCCCCGACTTGCGCGCGGTGGAGGACGCCTTTGCCGCCTGGATGGTCGCGGCCACACTCGTCGAGCCCCGCGAGGCCGGCGGGGAGGTCGTGGTGGTGGCCGAGCCCACCCTCCCGGCCGTCCAGCACCTGATCCGCTGGGACGCCGCCGGCTTCGCTGCGCTCGAGCTGGAGCAGCGCCGCGAGGCCCGGTTCCCGCCCGCGGTGCACGTCGCGCTGATCGACGCCCCGCGTGCCGCCCTCGACGACTTCTTCGCGCACACCGAGCTGCCCGCCCACACCGAAAAGCTCGGCCCGGTGGACCTGCCCGCCGGTGCGGGCCTGCCCGGGCAGTGGAACGAGGCGGAGTTCGGCCCCGCGCAGCGCATGTTGGTGCGCAGCCCCCTCGCAGGGCGCGCCGAGCTGGGGCGGGCGCTGCGGGCCGGTGCGGTGAGCCGGGTGACCAGAAAGCAGGATCTGCCGTTGCGCGTGCAGGTCGACCCCATCAATATCGGCTGA
- the metK gene encoding methionine adenosyltransferase, which translates to MTTANYRRLFTSESVTEGHPDKICDAISDAVLDDLLAQDPRARVAVETLVTTGQVHVVGEVSTTAYSNIARIVREKLVGIGFTSSEVGFDGRTCGVNIAIGEQSNEIAEGVNVSQEHREGQSTEEKDQAGAGDQGLMFGYATDETPEYMPLPISTAHRLARRLTEVRKLGEVVGLRPDGKTQVTFAYEGDEPVHLDTVVVSTQHDPTFVGEALFDAVREHVVEWVIKDAGLQRFYDSETKLLVNPSGSFVTGGPMGDAGLTGRKIIVDTYGGMARHGGGAFSGKDPSKVDRSGAYAMRWVAKNVVAAGLARRAEIQVAYAIGRATPVGLYVETFGTAAEGQSSESIQQAVEKVFDLRPGAIINELDLLRPIYGQTAAYGHFGRTDLDLPWERLDRVDALREAAGLS; encoded by the coding sequence TTGACTACAGCGAACTACCGCCGCTTGTTCACCAGCGAATCCGTCACGGAGGGCCACCCGGACAAAATCTGCGACGCCATCTCGGATGCCGTCCTCGATGATCTCCTCGCCCAGGACCCCCGGGCCCGCGTGGCAGTGGAAACGCTCGTGACCACTGGCCAGGTTCACGTCGTCGGCGAAGTCTCCACGACCGCCTATTCCAACATCGCCAGGATCGTGCGGGAAAAGCTCGTCGGCATCGGTTTCACCTCCTCCGAGGTCGGATTCGACGGGCGGACCTGCGGCGTCAACATCGCGATCGGCGAGCAGTCGAACGAGATCGCCGAGGGAGTAAACGTCTCCCAGGAGCACCGCGAGGGCCAGTCCACCGAGGAAAAGGACCAGGCAGGCGCCGGCGACCAGGGCCTGATGTTCGGCTACGCCACCGACGAGACGCCGGAGTACATGCCGCTGCCCATCTCCACCGCCCACCGCCTGGCCCGGCGCCTGACCGAGGTGCGCAAGCTCGGCGAGGTCGTCGGCCTGCGCCCCGACGGCAAGACGCAGGTGACCTTCGCCTACGAGGGCGACGAGCCGGTCCACCTGGACACCGTGGTCGTGTCCACCCAGCACGACCCGACGTTCGTCGGCGAGGCCCTCTTCGACGCTGTCCGCGAGCACGTCGTCGAGTGGGTGATTAAGGACGCAGGCCTCCAGCGCTTCTACGATTCCGAGACGAAACTGCTCGTCAACCCATCCGGCTCCTTCGTCACTGGCGGCCCGATGGGGGACGCCGGCCTGACCGGGCGCAAGATCATCGTGGACACCTACGGCGGCATGGCGCGCCACGGCGGCGGCGCGTTTTCCGGCAAGGACCCCTCGAAGGTCGATCGCTCCGGCGCCTACGCCATGCGGTGGGTGGCCAAGAACGTCGTCGCCGCCGGGCTGGCGCGCCGCGCCGAGATCCAGGTCGCCTACGCCATCGGCCGCGCCACCCCCGTCGGGCTCTACGTGGAGACCTTCGGCACCGCAGCCGAGGGCCAGAGCAGCGAGTCCATCCAGCAGGCGGTGGAGAAGGTGTTCGACCTGCGCCCGGGGGCCATCATCAACGAGCTCGACCTGCTGCGGCCCATCTACGGCCAGACCGCCGCTTACGGCCACTTCGGCCGCACCGATCTCGACCTGCCGTGGGAGCGCCTCGACCGCGTCGACGCGCTGCGCGAGGCCGCGGGGCTGAGCTAG
- the coaBC gene encoding bifunctional phosphopantothenoylcysteine decarboxylase/phosphopantothenate--cysteine ligase CoaBC, translating to MSEGMNVVVGVAGGIAAYKACHVVRDFKERGDRVRVVPTANALNFVGAATFEALSGQPVETGVFTRVDEVQHVRVGQEADLVVVAPATADLLARVAAGRADDLLTSTILVATCPVVMAPAMHTEMWLNPATQENVATLRRRGFTVLEPAHGRLTGTDSGPGRLLEPGVIAELSRTVAAHGALGRGLEGRRVLISAGGTQENIDPVRYVGNRSSGRQGYALADLAAHKGAKVTLVACDTEELETPAGAELVRVRSTRELKEAMDERAAQADVIIMSAAVSDYRPETEATSKLKKGESDDALSSLRLVENPDVLRGLVEKRQAGETKAVIVGFAAETDNPLEYGKAKLERKGADLLMVNSVAGGKVFGQARNSGWLIGRDGSVAEIADGPKHVVAAQIWDAIEGWATEV from the coding sequence ATGAGCGAAGGGATGAATGTTGTTGTCGGTGTCGCGGGCGGAATCGCCGCCTACAAGGCTTGCCACGTGGTGCGCGATTTTAAGGAGCGGGGTGACCGCGTCCGCGTCGTGCCCACGGCCAACGCCCTGAACTTCGTCGGTGCGGCGACCTTCGAGGCGCTGAGCGGGCAGCCGGTGGAGACGGGCGTGTTCACCCGCGTCGACGAGGTGCAGCACGTGAGGGTGGGCCAGGAGGCTGACCTCGTCGTCGTGGCCCCCGCCACGGCGGACTTGCTGGCGCGCGTCGCGGCGGGTCGGGCGGATGACCTGCTGACCTCGACGATCCTGGTGGCCACGTGTCCCGTCGTCATGGCGCCTGCGATGCATACCGAGATGTGGCTCAACCCCGCGACGCAGGAGAACGTGGCTACCCTGCGCAGGCGGGGTTTTACCGTTCTCGAGCCCGCCCACGGCCGGTTGACGGGGACGGACAGCGGCCCGGGGCGTCTGCTTGAGCCGGGCGTGATCGCCGAGCTTTCGCGCACGGTGGCGGCGCACGGCGCGCTGGGGCGGGGGCTGGAGGGCAGGAGAGTGCTCATCAGCGCCGGCGGGACGCAGGAGAACATTGATCCGGTGCGCTACGTGGGCAACCGCTCCTCGGGGCGCCAGGGCTACGCGCTGGCGGACCTCGCCGCGCACAAGGGGGCGAAGGTGACGCTCGTGGCGTGCGATACCGAGGAGCTGGAGACGCCGGCCGGGGCGGAGCTTGTGCGGGTGCGCTCGACGCGCGAGCTGAAGGAGGCGATGGACGAGCGAGCGGCGCAGGCGGATGTGATCATCATGTCGGCGGCCGTCTCCGATTACCGGCCCGAGACCGAGGCGACGTCCAAGCTGAAGAAGGGGGAAAGCGATGACGCGCTGTCGAGCCTGCGCCTGGTGGAAAACCCGGATGTGCTGCGGGGGCTCGTCGAGAAGCGGCAGGCGGGGGAGACTAAAGCCGTAATCGTCGGCTTTGCGGCGGAGACGGACAACCCCCTCGAGTACGGCAAGGCCAAGCTGGAACGCAAGGGCGCGGACCTGCTCATGGTCAATTCAGTGGCCGGGGGCAAAGTGTTCGGGCAGGCACGCAACAGCGGGTGGCTGATCGGGCGCGACGGATCGGTGGCGGAGATCGCGGACGGGCCGAAGCACGTGGTGGCCGCGCAGATCTGGGACGCGATCGAGGGCTGGGCCACCGAGGTTTGA
- the rpoZ gene encoding DNA-directed RNA polymerase subunit omega gives MVYDTPEGITAPPIDELLTTVSSKYALVIFAAKRARQINSFYQEQDEGVFEFIGPLVTPETGEKPLSIALREIQAGLLEHEEGH, from the coding sequence ATGGTCTACGACACCCCCGAGGGCATCACCGCCCCGCCGATCGACGAACTTCTGACCACGGTGTCCTCCAAGTACGCCCTGGTCATCTTCGCGGCGAAGCGGGCCCGCCAGATCAACAGCTTCTACCAGGAGCAGGACGAGGGTGTTTTCGAGTTCATCGGGCCCCTGGTCACCCCGGAAACCGGGGAGAAGCCCCTGTCCATCGCCTTGCGCGAGATTCAGGCAGGCCTCCTCGAGCACGAGGAAGGGCACTAG
- the gmk gene encoding guanylate kinase — protein sequence MAGPSAVGKSTVVHRLRTDVPDLYFSVSMTTRQPRPGEVDGKDYFFVTPEYFQNRIDAGEMLEWADIHGGLQRSGTPAGPVREAIEAGRPVLVEVDLVGARNIKRLMPEAATVFLAPPSWEALVERLTGRGTEPEDVIERRLQTARRELEAQSEFDDVVVNDDVDKAAAAIAHILMSTQSEIERD from the coding sequence ATGGCCGGCCCTTCTGCTGTGGGCAAGTCAACGGTGGTTCACCGCCTGCGCACCGACGTCCCCGACCTGTACTTCTCCGTGTCCATGACTACGCGCCAGCCGCGCCCCGGCGAGGTTGACGGCAAGGACTACTTCTTTGTCACCCCCGAGTACTTCCAGAACCGCATTGATGCGGGTGAGATGCTCGAGTGGGCGGACATTCACGGGGGTCTGCAGCGCTCGGGCACTCCCGCTGGCCCGGTCAGGGAGGCCATCGAGGCGGGCCGCCCCGTCCTCGTCGAGGTGGACCTGGTGGGAGCCAGGAATATCAAGCGGCTGATGCCGGAGGCCGCCACCGTCTTCCTCGCCCCGCCCTCGTGGGAGGCGCTGGTGGAGCGGCTGACCGGCCGGGGCACCGAGCCGGAGGACGTCATCGAGCGCAGGCTGCAGACCGCACGCCGCGAGCTGGAGGCGCAGAGCGAGTTCGACGACGTCGTGGTCAACGACGACGTGGACAAGGCTGCCGCCGCCATCGCGCATATACTAATGAGCACACAATCCGAGATTGAGCGAGACTGA
- the mihF gene encoding integration host factor, actinobacterial type, whose amino-acid sequence MALPQLTDEQRKEALAKAAEARKQRAELKASLKRGDTTLKDVLDKAESDEIIGKTKVSALLEAMPKVGKVKAREIMEELEIAQTRRLRGLGERQRRALLERFGFEA is encoded by the coding sequence GTGGCCCTTCCACAGTTGACCGATGAGCAGCGCAAGGAAGCCCTCGCCAAGGCAGCAGAGGCACGCAAGCAGCGCGCGGAGCTGAAGGCTTCCCTCAAGCGCGGCGACACCACGCTCAAGGACGTCCTGGACAAGGCAGAGTCCGACGAGATCATCGGCAAGACCAAGGTCTCCGCTCTCCTCGAGGCCATGCCGAAGGTGGGCAAGGTCAAGGCCCGCGAGATCATGGAGGAGCTCGAGATCGCCCAGACCCGCCGCCTGCGCGGTCTCGGTGAGCGCCAGCGCCGCGCTCTCCTGGAGCGCTTCGGCTTCGAGGCTTAA
- the pyrF gene encoding orotidine-5'-phosphate decarboxylase has protein sequence MGFGERLVEAGRRHGRLCVGIDPHAELLRQWGVGDSVAGLRDFTRICVDAFAGHVALVKPQVAFFERFGSAGFAVLEEALAALRDSGTLVVADAKRGDIGSTMAGYAAAWLGEGSPLEADAVTLTPYLGVGALDPAIELARAGGKGVFVMAANSNPEAEAFQAQTVDGVTIAQQMVNACAEYNRGAGAGGAGVGDVGVVVGATVAAPPALDALNAPVLMPGVGAQGASFADAERVASTRSELVFPNVSRGVLAAGPDVVKLRRRAVDMAKRA, from the coding sequence ATGGGCTTCGGCGAGCGCCTCGTCGAGGCGGGACGGCGCCACGGCAGGCTGTGCGTGGGCATCGACCCGCACGCCGAGCTGCTGCGGCAGTGGGGCGTGGGCGACAGCGTCGCGGGGCTGCGCGATTTCACCCGGATCTGCGTAGACGCCTTCGCCGGGCACGTCGCCCTGGTCAAGCCGCAGGTCGCCTTCTTCGAGCGCTTCGGCTCCGCCGGTTTTGCGGTGCTCGAAGAGGCGCTCGCGGCGTTGCGCGATTCGGGCACCCTCGTGGTGGCGGACGCGAAGCGCGGCGATATCGGCTCCACCATGGCCGGCTACGCCGCCGCGTGGCTGGGGGAGGGCTCGCCCCTCGAGGCCGACGCCGTCACGCTCACGCCCTACCTCGGGGTGGGCGCCCTGGACCCGGCTATCGAGCTGGCCCGCGCAGGCGGCAAGGGCGTGTTCGTCATGGCCGCCAACTCGAATCCCGAGGCCGAGGCCTTCCAGGCGCAGACCGTCGACGGAGTGACCATCGCGCAGCAGATGGTCAACGCCTGCGCGGAGTACAACCGCGGCGCCGGGGCCGGTGGCGCGGGCGTCGGTGATGTGGGCGTCGTGGTCGGCGCGACCGTCGCCGCGCCCCCCGCGCTCGACGCACTGAACGCCCCCGTGCTCATGCCGGGCGTCGGGGCCCAGGGGGCGAGCTTCGCCGACGCCGAGCGCGTGGCGTCCACCCGCTCCGAGCTGGTGTTCCCCAACGTTTCGCGCGGGGTCCTGGCCGCCGGGCCGGACGTCGTTAAGCTGCGCAGACGTGCGGTTGACATGGCGAAACGCGCTTAA